The DNA region CCTTAATAACTTCCCACACAGTCGAGGCATCCACGATGCCATCTGTCGTCTCGTACGGCACCCCGTCTCCTCCGTAACGCGTCCCCaaggccgcgccgcctccgccggcgaaTGCGTCCGCATCGACGCCCACTCTGACCGCCGACGAATCCTCCATGATATCATACACCTCAAACGTCGTGTTCATGTAGCTTTCGCGCTCAGCCGTGGCGAAATCACGAAACGACATGGCCGGGTTGCTCATGTCGCCccaccgccgcgtcgcctccTCAAGGACCTGCGCGAGGGGCACCCTTGCgacgtcttcttcgccgctggcgtcgccCACGAGGCACGGGTCGCGCAGATGACGCATGAGCATGTCGTCGGAGAAGGCCATGGGCGTGAGGCAGTGCCGCTGGTAGCCTCGCGGGACGAGGATAACGTCGGGCTCATTGGTGACGACAGAGGAGGGCGCCGGTGGTACGGGAGGGCCAgccgagccgctgctgctcgacgcaTCGAGCAAGGGGATGAAGGCGATGTCCTCGTCCGCGATGATGGAGAAATCATGGTGCTGGTGGGGGTCCGAGTTGGGGACAGGCGTCAGCGGCAGAAGCGGCCGTGGTGACGGACAGAGCGACACGGGGCGctcggccgtggcctcgAGCGTGGAccggcggaggcgcgggAGGCTGCTCGGCTGGCTGAACTGGATGGCGGTGCCGCTTCCGGAGCCCACGGCgaggctgctgtcgctgccgaaGCTCGTGGGCGGGTTGCTGAAGGTGGTGAAGGcacggagcggcggcgtcatggccAGCGGGATGGTGCTGCTTCGGCTGTCGGCTCTGTCTCgctccctgcgcgccgcggcgtgagTGCCAATattgctgctgttgccgccacctcccccgccggcggcggtatGAGCAGTGGCGTGGGAGATGTGGTTAGGGTTGACGATGCCattgccgcccgccccgaggccatcgtGAAGACTGCGCAGGCTGCGAACGTATTGTTCGTGTGTGGCTTCGACGGCCCtgatgagctcctcgaggttTTGTGGGGGTAAGCCTGGGCCTGTTGCCATGTGGTCATGAATCTCCGTCCGAGTCAACTACGTTTGCATCGGTCGTGGCGAGGCGATTATACTCATGGGGGAGCATTCGTTGATGAACGAACAGgtacggcgggcgggcgctaTTTCTGAGCCATAATGTAAGACTTGGATGTAGGACTTCCTGGTCGTCTGCAGCAACCGCCTCACTGGTTTGGGACCAAGCGTGCATATGCGCGGCCATTCTTTGTACAGATCGGCCTCTTACCCCAAGATGCGGCTGAATCGAGACCTCGGTAACACGCAAGGCAAGGGCCCAAACCTCCCAATGGATGCTGACGTTTGTCCGCTTTAGCCAGGATGCGTCGCCTCAcgcttggcggcgctgcgtcACCCAATATGCACGTGGCGGCACCTCCGCTCGCCTGCAGCCTGGGTGACGCGCCCCTCCATGCCTGGTGAGAGTGGTGTAAGCACACCTTGACTAGCATGCTATAACATGCGGGCTTGCCATAACGCTGCATTGGCACGGGCTAAACCGCACCCGACGACCGAACGCCGCCAGGGCTGACGGATCGTCGACTCCCTAGGATGAGGCGTCCACTGTCGAAAATGGATGGCTTCCCGTCGGCTCCTCGCGGTTGGACGCGGGAGGCGCtgccccgacgacgcccactCATCAAGGTCGTTTGTTTCCGCTGTCGCGGAAGGACGAGCTTGCAGCGATGGAAATTAGCGTCCCAGCGGAGCAGGGTAGGCATCTGGAAGCATGCTAGAAATGGAATCTTGTCAGCGCCGGGCGGGCACCAATGGGTCACAGCTCCTGCAGCCTCGGAAACAGCCACGGCTTTATCTCGACGTCGCCAGTTGGCAAGCTTGCCTGGCTGGCACCCACCAGCCCGCAAACGCCTCCAGGACCCTCCCGAAGCACCAGGCGCGCATCAATCACCTGTCCCGTGACATGTccagcccgcctcgacgtgAACACTCACTCCCGTGCAgacatcctcctccccttgGTAACATATGTACTGCGGGTCTGTATTGTGCATCAATCGAAATATACTGTACTCAAACCGCAtcgccttcttcgccaaACCGACCAACTCTGCCTCCCTGGATATCATCATCCTTCGTAGTCCTCGTAACTCCAAGTGAAAGCCTGGCAGACACAATGCCATGGAGAGCCATCCTGGGCATTAGTTTAGCCGAGCCCATACGCCAGGGAACACCGTCCTCCAGCGGGGGCCACCCTTCCTCGCCCTGATGCAATCGGGACCCAACTACGAGGCGACCGAAACGGGcttggacgaggccgcaTCCGCCGgcttctccgcctcgtcaacctcCATGGCATCGTCTTCGCTGCCTTCaccctctccctctccttcgccgtcttcctcctcgagctcatcTTCGCTCTCGCCCTCAAtgtcgacgctgccgtcctcggacatctcgtcctcatcctggCCGTTCTCGTGGCCGTTagcctgctcctgctcgacgcccgccatctcggcgtcgtcgccgacagccttgacctcggcAGAGTCTTCggctgcctcctcgtcggcttccTCTGCGCCATAATCTtcaccgtcggcgacgaggtcggcctcgggctgctCGGGTGGGAACTCGGCAGGGGCAGAAGCCTCGGAATCCCTAGTAATCCATCAGTTACCTCGCCAGGGTTGTGACCATGACGGGCCACGTACCACTTAATGGCAAACCGAGTCACGCGGGGCTTCTCAGCCAGCACGTTGCGCTTCACACGTTCCACGATGGGCTTGGCGGGAGGCTCCGCGTTCAGCTCCTCCGAATCGTACTCATTGTTGACATAGTATCCCACGCGCACAAACTCGCGGCCATCGTAGGCACAAGTTAGGAGAATCACCGTCACGCCAAGGATGTCGGCATCGGGAATGCGTGATGTGCTGGGGGCATCTGCCTCAAAGATAAACTtgttgacgccgacgggcaCGGGTCCAACTAGCAATGAGTCGAGCTCCTGGTCGTATTGGTCGCTGCGAGCCATTAGAGAGAGAAGCAGTGCAGCTTGAGGGGGCAACTTACGAGGTGGCAGAGCCGACGTAGGTAAGTTTCCATTCCAGATCTAGGCCAGTCAGTAGGGAAGCGCCTACGAATGAAAAATTGCCACTCACCCTTCTCCAGAGCCTCGAGGCACTCAAAGGTAATCTCGAACTCGTACTTGTCGGTGAATTTGGCGGGGTTGTTGAGAACCTTGACGCCTAGGAGCGAGACGACCGACatcttggtggtggtgaggcgcgTGCCTGGCTTGGGGTTCCTGACGATTCACGGGGATTGGCTTTTTGTTGTGGCTCGGGCAGGCACTGTGCAGTCGGCTTCGGGATTGGGACAGGTGCGCGTTATCGCACGTCGCAAGAACGTAGGCTTGACAGTGTTTGGATAGATGTGGCGGGCGCGTGATAATGTTGCGAGGGATGTGTCTGTTTATGTGGGTGCAAGAGAGGAGAAAGCGGTGAAAGCGGGAGGCTGGCGAGGATGGATAAAGCGATGGAGGGAGAGAGCAGGAGCGAGGGATGGAGCGTCACGGTtgccgtggtggtgggacgCGCTTTTTGGCCACGACCGCGTTGAGAGGTTCTGTCATGCGCCACTGGCCGGCTGGGTGAACGCGTCGGACTTTGGTGGCAGCACTGGAGGGGGACTCTGctaggggggggggtcgggGCGATTGGGACACGGGCTCCTGGAACGTGGGTACCTGGTAGACGTCGACCCATGGGCTCACCGCCTGATGTGCGCTAAGCCGAATCCTATGTTCTGCCGGGTGTCGGCGAGATCGCGACAGAGCTTGCCGGCTTGCTGCTCAttgccaccagcgccgccctgcctTTGACCAAACCCGGAGCAACGTTGATTCGCCGACCTTTGTATGCCCGGCATCAACGGCATCAAAAAAAATCATCGGCTTGTCTGGCCCAAAATTATTCACATTTGCAATATCGTGTCGGGGACTTCGTACCTGAATGCGCGACGGTGAGGAGGTCTCACCCCCAGCCTTGCCCGTCACGTCGAGGTCAGTTACATGCGAAGCGCGGCGCCAGatcaccgccgcgccgcgcatTCCCCTTGTTTCAAGCAATGCTAAGTCAGTAGGCAGCCAGACGCCATCCACGACACATCACGCTGTCCGACTACAGTCAACGTGCTTGAGGGTGCTGCAGGGTCAGGGAGACACCCATCTCGCAGGAAACCCACCCCAAGCCACACGAGACCTATCAGCGAGTACTCAGCGAGATGGCTTCTGAAGAGGTGACATGGGGTGAGGAGGGATATGATGGTGCAGGTGATCCTCAGATCGAGCATAGCGAAGAACAAGTCGAAGACTCCGCGCAAGACTCCCACGTGCCAGATGATGCGGCCGAAGATGGGGAAGACCAAGAGGACGACGCGGACGATGGCGGGGACTACGATCCAGAGTCCATTGCATTCGAAACGAACGCCGAACCAGACAAGGCCGCTTCTGCAACACCATCACAACGACCGGCAGCGTCCAAACCCaagatggcgggcggctttCTGGTCGAGGTCtccgatgatgatgatgatgacgacgacgacaataATGCTCAGGAAGGCGTATCGACCCCCGACCATGGAGCTGCCGGGAATAGTTCGATCAAAAATGGCGCATCCCCGGCACCCGCGAGCGGCggcccatcccatccaccTGGCATGGCCAGCCTTGACCCTGGCGCGCTTCTCGAAGCTCGCATTAAAGAGGACCCGCGTGGAGACATGGATGCTTGGCTGAACCTCATAGCCGATCACAAGCGCAGAGGCCGGTTAGATAACCTTCGAAGCACATATGGCAGGTTCCTGGATGTGTTTCCCCAGGCTGTAAGTGAATGGTCCCCGCAAAAACCAGTCGAATTGCTGACGGGGAGACTACTAGGCCGACATTTGGGTGGAGTGGATTGAGATGGAGCTCGGCCACGACAATTTCATGGAAGCAGAACGGTTGTTCGGAAAGAGTCTCATGACCGTGCTGAACGTCAAGCTGTGGACGCTGTACCTCAACTACATTAGGCGCCGCAATGACCTCACCAATGATCCCACCGGCCAGGCCCGCCGTACCGTTGCTCAGTCGTACGACTTTGTCATTGACAACATTGGATGCGACCGTGACTCTGGTAACATCTGGCAAGACTATGTCAATTTTG from Purpureocillium takamizusanense chromosome 3, complete sequence includes:
- the ASF1 gene encoding Histone chaperone asf1 (COG:B~COG:K~EggNog:ENOG503NXBX~BUSCO:EOG09264COX), yielding MSVVSLLGVKVLNNPAKFTDKYEFEITFECLEALEKDLEWKLTYVGSATSDQYDQELDSLLVGPVPVGVNKFIFEADAPSTSRIPDADILGVTVILLTCAYDGREFVRVGYYVNNEYDSEELNAEPPAKPIVERVKRNVLAEKPRVTRFAIKWDSEASAPAEFPPEQPEADLVADGEDYGAEEADEEAAEDSAEVKAVGDDAEMAGVEQEQANGHENGQDEDEMSEDGSVDIEGESEDELEEEDGEGEGEGEGSEDDAMEVDEAEKPADAASSKPVSVAS